The following coding sequences lie in one Kribbella sp. NBC_00709 genomic window:
- a CDS encoding heavy metal translocating P-type ATPase, producing the protein MTCAACANRVERALNKLDGVTASVNYATERAIVTGIGPDLAVRATTAVDRAGYDATVRDPESTDELAEQLTIKRVTALRRRLVVAVLLAIPLMDATIVLAAVPSLRFPGWEVLSLLVALPVVTWAAYPFHRATIRNLRHRAVSMDTLVSLGIAVSFGWAAVSVLLPGASTSSGSHWPGLSSIPLDTGALYLDVAAGMTVFQLAGRYFETRSRRRAADVFGALSRLATPTARVLRDGAEVDVPTGEVVKGEVVIVKAGEIVPVDGTVLEGSAAVDTSVVTGEPLPRSVQSGDSVIGGTISTDGRLVLTATAVGAHTQLAQMAAVAEQAQERKARIQHTVDRVIVWFVPAVIALAVAVTLGWVLSGAAVQQAVGTGIAVLVIACPCALGLATPTALMVGIGRGATLGILIKGQDALEASGIIDTIVLDKTGTLTTGELVVDDIEPDLLQYVVSIEHNSEHPIARAIERRAEADGVEPLPVTNFEVHPGLGATGTVDGHRVVVGNAALLESEGITQRRAGGDAGTTEDGAAGAAATEGGGVVDRSSAASVVYVAVDGRPAGTFTLADRLRPTAAVAIETLQGQKLRTILLTGDSEPVARSVAASPGIDDVRAGVLPADKAAVIERLRADGHRVAMVGDGINDAAALATADLGLAVVTGTDIALKSADIILVREDLRVIPDAIALARRTRQTIHRNLIWAFGYNLAAVPIAAAGLLNPLIAAAAMSLSSLFVTYNSLRLRDFGTDPDAD; encoded by the coding sequence ATGACGTGCGCGGCCTGTGCCAACCGCGTCGAGCGGGCCTTGAACAAGCTCGACGGCGTCACGGCCAGCGTCAACTACGCCACCGAACGCGCGATCGTCACCGGCATCGGACCGGATCTCGCCGTCCGCGCCACCACTGCGGTCGATCGAGCCGGGTACGACGCAACGGTTCGTGATCCCGAGTCCACGGACGAGCTGGCCGAGCAGCTGACCATCAAGCGTGTCACGGCACTGCGTCGTCGCCTGGTCGTCGCGGTCCTGCTCGCGATTCCGCTCATGGACGCCACCATCGTGCTGGCCGCCGTACCGTCGCTCCGGTTCCCGGGTTGGGAAGTCCTCTCGCTGCTGGTCGCGTTGCCGGTGGTCACGTGGGCGGCGTACCCGTTCCATCGCGCGACGATCCGCAACCTGCGTCACCGTGCCGTCAGCATGGACACGCTGGTCTCCCTCGGCATCGCCGTCTCCTTCGGCTGGGCCGCCGTCTCGGTTCTGTTGCCTGGGGCATCGACCTCCAGCGGCAGCCATTGGCCCGGACTGTCCTCGATCCCCCTCGACACCGGCGCGTTGTACCTCGACGTCGCCGCCGGGATGACCGTCTTCCAGCTCGCCGGCCGGTACTTCGAGACGCGGTCACGCCGGCGCGCTGCGGACGTGTTCGGCGCACTCAGCCGGTTGGCGACGCCAACAGCGCGAGTACTGCGGGACGGCGCAGAGGTCGACGTACCGACGGGAGAGGTCGTCAAGGGCGAGGTCGTCATCGTCAAGGCCGGCGAGATCGTTCCGGTGGACGGCACGGTTCTGGAGGGGTCGGCGGCGGTCGACACCAGCGTCGTGACGGGTGAGCCGTTGCCGCGTAGCGTGCAATCCGGCGACTCGGTCATCGGCGGGACGATCAGCACGGACGGCCGGCTGGTGCTGACCGCGACCGCCGTCGGCGCCCATACGCAGCTTGCCCAGATGGCCGCGGTCGCCGAGCAGGCACAAGAGCGCAAGGCTCGCATTCAGCACACCGTCGACCGGGTCATCGTGTGGTTCGTTCCCGCGGTCATCGCGCTGGCGGTCGCTGTCACCCTCGGCTGGGTCCTGTCCGGCGCTGCGGTCCAGCAGGCTGTCGGTACGGGTATCGCGGTGCTCGTCATCGCCTGCCCGTGCGCGCTCGGGCTGGCGACGCCGACCGCGCTGATGGTCGGCATCGGGCGCGGCGCCACGCTCGGCATCCTGATCAAGGGCCAGGACGCACTCGAGGCGAGCGGGATCATCGACACGATCGTCCTCGACAAGACCGGAACACTCACCACCGGCGAACTCGTGGTGGACGACATCGAGCCCGACCTGCTGCAGTACGTCGTGTCGATCGAACACAACTCCGAACATCCCATAGCCCGCGCCATCGAACGCCGAGCCGAAGCCGACGGAGTCGAACCCCTACCGGTCACAAACTTCGAGGTCCACCCCGGCCTGGGCGCCACCGGCACAGTCGACGGCCACCGCGTAGTCGTAGGAAACGCCGCCCTCCTCGAATCCGAAGGCATCACGCAGCGGCGGGCGGGAGGCGATGCGGGCACCACGGAAGACGGTGCGGCAGGCGCCGCGGCGACCGAGGGCGGCGGTGTGGTCGATCGATCCAGCGCCGCTTCGGTCGTCTATGTCGCGGTTGATGGCCGGCCGGCCGGAACGTTCACGCTCGCCGACAGGTTGCGGCCGACTGCGGCCGTCGCGATAGAGACGCTGCAGGGTCAGAAGCTGCGGACGATCCTGCTGACCGGCGACAGCGAACCTGTCGCTCGCTCCGTGGCCGCCTCGCCCGGGATCGATGACGTTCGGGCCGGTGTCCTGCCCGCCGACAAGGCCGCCGTGATCGAGCGGCTGCGCGCCGACGGGCACCGCGTCGCGATGGTCGGCGACGGGATCAACGACGCCGCCGCGCTCGCAACCGCCGATCTCGGTCTGGCGGTCGTCACCGGCACCGACATCGCGCTCAAGTCCGCCGACATCATCCTGGTCCGCGAGGACCTCCGCGTGATCCCGGACGCGATCGCCCTGGCCCGGCGTACCCGCCAGACCATCCACCGCAACTTGATCTGGGCGTTCGGCTACAACCTCGCCGCCGTCCCGATCGCCGCCGCCGGCCTGCTCAACCCACTCATCGCGGCCGCCGCAATGTCGCTGTCGTCCCTCTTCGTCACCTACAACAGCCTCCGCCTCCGCGACTTCGGCACCGACCCCGACGCCGACTAG
- a CDS encoding cytochrome c oxidase assembly protein, translating into MGTTRHRRWLIGYVVLLGVLVIAVPLVTTAQMGSASYLPIARDYPGRVTGLLATFVRAVAELASLVTVGGLASALVAGKARPVRESGSRRQLEIAEWFEPIVVRRAAAVWVVSSGLLIALDSADSNGLSLSRFADPGALWFAMFSGDFGRAWMITCLGAIVVLVTSVITVRWVAYLIALGAALAASLAPVVVGQVLVGPRHDFAGDSAVLQTVAGQLLLGLAVVQTLRLATGRRNRALDRIHWRGVAVAAVTLLVATEAVLLWFKMAGSSPFDSSTGWFTLARLAALGLVAAGLYSVARSKLAVGAVLLTTGTAAFVACGIAMTRIPPPQFFVPTSISQIFFGFDLTKPPAFATLVSQWRPNLLFVTAAVAAITAYLAGAIRLRRRGEPWPLGRTIAWPLGWVLIVVVTSSGLGKYSGASFAVHMAMHMALSMLIPIPLVLGGPLTLALKALPAAAKDAQPGPHEWIVAVLHSRALKALYHPLLVFGVYIGSYYGLYFTNAFGTLMKFHWAHQLMNAHFLLVGCLYFGLVIGVDQTPRKLPSLAKLGFLFAAMPFHAFFGVILMSDGAIIGDSFYQHLELPWKTDLAATQHTGGGIAWAGGEIPLLIVVVVLALQWAVQDGKLAKRIDRHLDSGLDDSYDAYNAMLERLAERTAERTADRTKEPR; encoded by the coding sequence GTGGGTACGACGCGCCACCGGCGGTGGCTGATTGGGTACGTCGTCCTGCTCGGCGTACTCGTGATCGCCGTACCGCTGGTCACCACCGCACAGATGGGCTCGGCCAGCTACCTGCCGATCGCCCGCGACTACCCGGGCCGCGTGACCGGGCTCCTCGCCACCTTCGTCCGCGCGGTGGCGGAGCTCGCGTCGCTGGTCACCGTTGGCGGACTGGCGTCGGCGCTCGTCGCAGGCAAGGCGCGACCGGTCCGCGAGTCGGGTTCGCGGCGGCAGCTGGAGATCGCCGAATGGTTCGAGCCGATCGTCGTACGCCGGGCTGCCGCAGTCTGGGTGGTCAGCTCCGGTCTCCTGATCGCACTCGACTCGGCCGACTCGAACGGGCTGTCCCTCAGCCGGTTCGCCGATCCGGGCGCGCTGTGGTTCGCGATGTTCTCCGGCGACTTCGGCCGGGCCTGGATGATCACCTGTCTGGGCGCGATCGTGGTCCTCGTCACCAGCGTGATCACCGTGCGGTGGGTCGCCTACCTGATCGCGCTCGGGGCGGCCCTGGCCGCATCGCTCGCCCCGGTCGTCGTCGGCCAGGTCCTGGTCGGTCCGCGGCACGACTTCGCCGGCGACTCCGCCGTCCTCCAGACGGTCGCGGGGCAGCTCCTGCTCGGCCTGGCCGTTGTCCAGACCCTCAGGCTCGCCACCGGCCGCCGCAACCGAGCCCTCGATCGCATCCACTGGCGCGGCGTCGCGGTCGCCGCAGTAACGCTGCTGGTGGCCACCGAAGCCGTCTTGCTCTGGTTCAAGATGGCCGGCTCATCACCCTTCGACTCATCAACCGGCTGGTTCACCCTCGCCCGACTGGCTGCACTGGGGCTAGTTGCTGCCGGCCTCTACTCCGTTGCCCGCAGCAAGCTCGCCGTCGGCGCGGTCCTCCTCACCACCGGTACGGCGGCCTTCGTTGCCTGCGGCATCGCGATGACCCGGATTCCACCGCCGCAGTTCTTCGTGCCGACCTCGATCAGCCAGATCTTCTTCGGCTTCGACCTCACCAAGCCGCCGGCGTTCGCGACCTTGGTGAGCCAATGGCGTCCCAACCTCCTGTTCGTGACCGCCGCGGTCGCCGCCATCACCGCCTATCTCGCCGGCGCCATCAGACTCCGCCGCCGCGGCGAACCCTGGCCCCTCGGCCGAACCATCGCCTGGCCCCTCGGCTGGGTGCTGATCGTCGTCGTGACCAGCTCCGGCCTCGGGAAGTACTCCGGCGCAAGCTTCGCCGTCCACATGGCCATGCACATGGCGTTGAGCATGCTGATCCCGATCCCGCTCGTACTCGGCGGACCGCTCACCCTCGCGCTCAAAGCTCTGCCGGCCGCGGCGAAGGACGCCCAGCCCGGCCCGCACGAGTGGATCGTCGCAGTCCTCCACTCCCGCGCGCTCAAGGCGCTCTACCACCCGTTGCTTGTCTTCGGCGTCTACATCGGCTCGTACTACGGCCTGTACTTCACCAACGCCTTCGGCACCCTGATGAAGTTCCATTGGGCGCACCAATTGATGAACGCCCATTTCCTGCTGGTCGGCTGCCTGTACTTCGGACTCGTCATCGGCGTCGATCAGACCCCGCGGAAGCTGCCGTCGCTGGCGAAGCTCGGCTTCCTGTTCGCGGCGATGCCGTTCCACGCGTTCTTCGGGGTCATCCTGATGTCCGACGGCGCGATCATCGGCGACTCGTTCTACCAGCACCTCGAGCTGCCCTGGAAGACGGACCTGGCCGCCACCCAGCACACCGGCGGCGGCATCGCCTGGGCCGGCGGCGAGATCCCGCTACTGATCGTTGTCGTCGTACTGGCGCTGCAGTGGGCGGTCCAGGACGGAAAGCTTGCCAAGCGCATCGATCGCCACCTCGACAGCGGCCTCGACGACTCGTACGACGCCTACAACGCGATGCTCGAACGCCTTGCCGAACGAACCGCCGAACGAACCGCCGACCGGACCAAGGAACCGCGGTGA
- a CDS encoding DUF5134 domain-containing protein, whose product MTGAWTTVLTVVFAATGLYGVWRLSTRRWQGIETVVDLSHVLMSPAMLVMLWWPMAATWQWAQIAVFAGLAVVFFYHLSGSETVPERAGAMAHAWMNLGMVWMLAAMPRLMSGDAWATMLSWSAVGLLVLTAGWWLVHAARTPGHRTLCGCHGLSCAGMATMLALMTPAL is encoded by the coding sequence GTGACTGGAGCCTGGACGACTGTCCTGACCGTGGTCTTCGCTGCGACGGGCCTGTACGGCGTATGGCGGTTGAGCACGCGACGCTGGCAGGGGATCGAGACCGTCGTCGATCTCAGTCATGTGCTGATGAGCCCGGCGATGCTCGTCATGCTGTGGTGGCCGATGGCGGCGACCTGGCAGTGGGCGCAGATCGCGGTGTTCGCAGGGCTGGCGGTCGTCTTCTTCTACCACCTGTCCGGATCCGAGACGGTGCCCGAGCGGGCGGGGGCCATGGCGCATGCCTGGATGAACCTCGGCATGGTCTGGATGCTGGCCGCGATGCCGCGGCTGATGTCCGGCGACGCCTGGGCAACGATGCTCAGCTGGTCCGCCGTCGGACTCCTCGTCCTCACCGCCGGCTGGTGGCTGGTCCATGCGGCCCGCACCCCCGGCCACCGGACCCTCTGCGGCTGCCACGGCCTCTCCTGCGCCGGCATGGCCACCATGCTCGCCTTGATGACCCCCGCCCTCTGA
- a CDS encoding dihydrolipoyl dehydrogenase family protein: MSQYDVIVLGAGAPGEHCAATLTKGGANVAIVERELLGGECSYWACIPSKTLLRPGEALAAALDAPGAREAVTGPVDTHAALGWRDFMVSNYDDAGAVSWAKSVGLEVLRGHGRLAGPNTVAVDDRTHTADHIVIACGADPVIPPVPGLREVPGVWTNRDVTGLVEVPDRLLVLGGGATGVEMSQALARMGSSVTLIERDDHLMPREPRAVGEAIAVALTADKVDVRTGTGAERVRLDGSTYVIELSDGSQVEGDRILVATGRRPRVDNIGLETVGIVANPRGIAVDDKLSAGPGLWAIGDVTGIWQLTHVGEYQGRVAASNILGKPRTADYRAVPRVVYSYPQAASVGDADGPYVSTVQLSGVPRTSTYMRSYDTQPGFLTLVSDGMVITGAYAVGPEAGEWLQQATLAIRARVPLEVLLDVIQPFPTFSESFLQALRDLETQLPKQ; this comes from the coding sequence ATGAGTCAGTACGACGTGATCGTCCTCGGAGCCGGTGCTCCGGGTGAACACTGTGCGGCGACGTTGACCAAAGGTGGCGCGAACGTTGCCATCGTCGAGCGCGAACTGCTCGGCGGCGAGTGCTCGTACTGGGCCTGCATCCCTTCGAAGACCCTCCTACGACCCGGCGAGGCACTGGCCGCAGCGCTCGACGCGCCCGGCGCGCGGGAGGCCGTGACCGGTCCAGTCGACACGCACGCGGCCTTGGGTTGGCGCGACTTCATGGTGTCGAACTACGACGACGCCGGCGCGGTGTCGTGGGCCAAGAGCGTCGGCCTCGAGGTACTGCGCGGCCACGGCCGCCTCGCGGGCCCGAACACCGTGGCGGTCGACGACCGGACCCACACGGCTGACCACATCGTGATCGCGTGCGGCGCGGATCCGGTCATTCCGCCCGTACCGGGGCTGCGGGAGGTGCCTGGTGTGTGGACGAACCGGGACGTCACCGGACTGGTCGAAGTACCGGACCGCCTGCTGGTGCTCGGCGGTGGGGCGACCGGAGTCGAGATGAGTCAGGCACTGGCACGGATGGGCTCGTCCGTGACGCTGATCGAGCGCGACGACCACCTGATGCCTCGTGAACCGCGGGCGGTCGGCGAGGCGATCGCGGTCGCGCTGACGGCCGACAAAGTCGACGTACGCACCGGCACCGGCGCGGAGCGTGTTCGCCTCGACGGGTCGACGTACGTCATCGAGCTGAGCGACGGGAGCCAGGTCGAGGGCGACCGCATCCTGGTCGCGACCGGTCGCCGGCCGCGCGTCGACAACATCGGGCTTGAGACCGTGGGCATCGTCGCGAATCCGCGCGGCATCGCGGTCGACGACAAACTGTCGGCCGGCCCTGGGCTGTGGGCGATCGGGGATGTCACCGGGATCTGGCAACTGACCCACGTCGGCGAGTACCAGGGCCGAGTCGCCGCGAGCAACATCCTCGGCAAGCCGCGTACTGCGGACTACCGGGCCGTGCCCCGCGTCGTCTACAGCTACCCCCAGGCTGCCTCGGTCGGTGACGCGGACGGTCCGTACGTGAGCACCGTCCAGCTGTCCGGCGTACCGCGGACGTCGACGTACATGCGCTCGTACGACACTCAGCCCGGGTTCCTCACCCTCGTCTCCGACGGCATGGTGATCACCGGCGCCTACGCGGTCGGCCCCGAGGCCGGCGAGTGGCTCCAGCAAGCAACGCTCGCGATCCGGGCCCGCGTCCCGCTCGAGGTCCTCCTGGACGTCATCCAGCCCTTCCCCACCTTCTCCGAGTCGTTCCTCCAAGCCCTCCGCGACCTCGAGACCCAGTTGCCGAAGCAATAA
- a CDS encoding muconolactone Delta-isomerase family protein: MEFLVTMTTQVPDGVTDAEVADVRAREAANTAVLAEQGRVLRLWRPPLAPGEWRTLGLFVADDAADLETVLAAMPLRIWRTDEVTPLSPHPSDPGRNQVALPAE, from the coding sequence ATGGAATTCCTCGTCACGATGACCACCCAGGTGCCGGACGGAGTGACCGACGCCGAGGTGGCCGACGTACGAGCGCGGGAAGCCGCCAACACCGCAGTACTGGCCGAGCAAGGACGGGTACTGCGCTTGTGGCGGCCGCCGTTGGCGCCGGGCGAATGGCGCACGCTGGGTCTCTTCGTGGCCGACGACGCGGCAGACCTGGAGACGGTACTGGCCGCGATGCCGCTGCGGATCTGGCGGACCGACGAGGTCACGCCGCTGTCCCCGCATCCGAGCGATCCCGGGCGCAACCAGGTCGCGCTTCCAGCTGAATGA
- a CDS encoding SDR family oxidoreductase: MAESMTSLTGQVVVVMGGSAGIGLETARQAGAAGARVVITGRDRERLEKAAVEVGAERAMTLDLNDAGQLGQVFADLPEQLDHILVGGSGPFYAPLPELDFDEAERFMNQHLVGSLRIARLCIGRVRAGGSLTFISGTGARRPGIGLMMAAIGTASLSAIVANAAVELAPIRVNTVAAGFVDTPLSARLLGDQLEDRRAELRATLPIGRVVGPEDVAALVVHLMTNGALTGATYDVDGGQQLLSR; the protein is encoded by the coding sequence ATGGCTGAGTCAATGACGAGTCTCACCGGACAGGTCGTTGTGGTGATGGGCGGCAGCGCGGGCATCGGGTTGGAGACGGCCCGGCAGGCCGGTGCGGCGGGTGCGCGGGTCGTCATCACCGGGCGCGATCGCGAGCGGCTCGAGAAGGCCGCCGTCGAGGTCGGCGCGGAGCGCGCGATGACGCTGGATCTGAATGATGCGGGCCAGCTCGGGCAAGTCTTCGCCGACCTGCCGGAGCAGCTCGACCACATCCTCGTGGGCGGTAGCGGTCCGTTCTACGCGCCGCTCCCGGAGCTCGACTTCGACGAGGCAGAGCGCTTCATGAACCAGCATCTGGTCGGCTCGCTGCGCATCGCCCGGCTCTGCATCGGGAGAGTCCGTGCGGGCGGTTCGTTGACGTTCATCAGCGGTACGGGTGCCCGGCGGCCCGGGATCGGACTGATGATGGCCGCTATCGGGACGGCCTCGCTGTCCGCGATCGTCGCGAACGCGGCCGTCGAACTCGCCCCGATCCGGGTGAACACGGTCGCCGCCGGCTTCGTCGACACGCCGTTGTCGGCGCGGTTGCTCGGGGACCAGCTCGAGGATCGCCGCGCGGAGTTGCGGGCGACACTGCCGATCGGGCGGGTCGTCGGCCCCGAGGACGTGGCTGCGCTCGTCGTTCACCTGATGACGAACGGTGCGCTGACCGGCGCGACGTACGACGTCGACGGTGGTCAGCAGCTGCTGTCGCGCTAG
- a CDS encoding helix-turn-helix transcriptional regulator produces MRRGSHRWEGGRTVERGGGSLEAGRTRATDLLGRRPERAVLDRLLADVRGGGSRVLVVRGEAGVGKSALLNYATEAAPDLRLLRAVGVQSEMELVFAALHQLCVPLLDRMKRIPDPQRRALATVFGLAPGPAPDRFMVGLAVLSLISDLADEQPVLVVVDDAQWLDTATAQTLGFVARRIGNEAVGLLFGAREVGVDLNGLAELEVEGLPEDDARALLGSAVEFLLDAPIRDRIVAETGGNPLALLQLPRGLTATQLAAGFGLLGGQGLPGRIEQSFLREADALPAPTRQLLLVAAAEPVGDPVLVRRAADQLGIDAAFAEIDGLLSLGERVTFRHPLVRSALYGSASATERRAVHLALAGATDSAADPDRRAWHLAAAASGPDEAVAVELEQSADRAQARGGFAAAAACLQRAVALTRDPVRRTERALAGAQASVQAGAFRTAWELLATAEAGQLDDLGRARIDLLRAEAAFAQQRGRDAPGLLLRAARTLEPFDIRLARDTYLDAWSAALFAGQLAAGTGLREVSQAAMAAPRPAPSPRSAASGQSGVAVRNSDVLLDGFALLFAEGRERSVPLLKKAAVAFGDGEVSPEEILRWGWLATAAAATAWDFEACLAASIRQVDTARGAGALAVLAVGVNVLGQVYAMAGDFAEATSLRAEADAVREATGTHIGPYGALVLAALQGRPDDAFPLIDDTIVRMTAEGQGTAAQYARWAKSVVLNGLGHHDEALPWATLAAEDTPELFVSSWALSEQIEAAARSGHPREAAAALARLREKTRGTDETWGLGIEARARGLVHKGAAAEKAYLEAIEHLDGTRLRPDLARAHLLYGEWLRRHTRRGDARSELRTAYEMFSEIGMVAFAERARRELQATGETVRRRASASTAGDELTPQERQIALLVRDGLSNPEVGTRLFLSPRTVEWHLRKIFDKLSISSRRQLREALPEADSGH; encoded by the coding sequence ATGCGGCGCGGGTCTCACCGCTGGGAGGGCGGGCGGACGGTGGAGCGTGGAGGCGGCAGCCTGGAGGCGGGGCGAACACGGGCGACGGATCTGCTCGGCCGCCGGCCGGAACGCGCCGTTCTCGACCGTTTACTCGCTGATGTCCGCGGCGGAGGCAGTCGGGTGCTCGTCGTACGCGGAGAGGCCGGAGTCGGGAAGAGCGCGCTGCTCAACTACGCCACCGAGGCCGCGCCGGATCTGCGCCTGCTGCGCGCGGTCGGCGTCCAGTCCGAGATGGAATTGGTGTTCGCCGCTCTGCATCAGCTCTGTGTGCCGCTGCTGGATCGGATGAAGCGGATTCCGGACCCGCAGCGCCGGGCGCTCGCGACGGTGTTCGGGCTCGCTCCCGGCCCGGCCCCGGACCGGTTCATGGTCGGGCTCGCGGTGCTCAGCCTGATCTCGGACCTGGCGGACGAGCAGCCGGTGCTGGTCGTCGTCGACGATGCCCAGTGGCTCGACACCGCGACCGCACAGACGCTCGGATTCGTCGCCCGCAGGATCGGGAACGAGGCGGTCGGTCTCCTCTTCGGCGCACGCGAGGTCGGCGTCGACCTCAACGGTCTCGCCGAGCTGGAAGTCGAGGGTCTGCCGGAGGACGACGCTCGGGCGTTGCTGGGGTCGGCGGTGGAGTTCCTGCTGGATGCTCCGATCCGGGACCGCATTGTGGCCGAGACCGGTGGCAATCCGCTGGCGTTGCTGCAGCTGCCGCGGGGTCTGACGGCGACCCAGCTGGCGGCCGGGTTCGGGCTGCTCGGCGGGCAAGGGTTGCCCGGGCGGATCGAGCAGAGCTTCCTGCGGGAGGCAGATGCCCTGCCGGCCCCGACGCGGCAGCTCCTGCTAGTTGCAGCGGCCGAGCCGGTCGGCGATCCGGTCCTGGTACGGCGGGCCGCGGATCAGCTGGGGATCGATGCCGCATTCGCCGAGATCGACGGTCTGCTGAGCTTGGGTGAGCGGGTGACGTTCCGCCATCCGTTGGTGCGATCGGCGCTGTACGGGTCGGCGTCCGCGACAGAGCGCCGCGCAGTACACCTGGCTCTGGCAGGGGCGACGGACTCGGCCGCCGACCCTGATCGTCGCGCCTGGCACCTCGCGGCGGCCGCGTCGGGACCGGACGAGGCAGTTGCTGTCGAGCTGGAGCAGTCTGCGGATCGCGCTCAGGCTCGAGGCGGATTCGCGGCGGCCGCGGCGTGCTTGCAGCGGGCGGTCGCGCTCACCCGTGATCCGGTACGCCGTACCGAGCGCGCACTGGCCGGAGCGCAGGCGAGCGTTCAGGCCGGCGCATTCCGGACCGCGTGGGAGCTGCTGGCGACCGCGGAGGCGGGGCAGCTGGACGACCTTGGGCGGGCGCGGATCGACCTGCTGCGCGCGGAGGCGGCGTTCGCACAACAACGCGGCCGTGATGCACCGGGACTGCTGCTGAGAGCCGCCCGGACCCTCGAGCCCTTCGACATCCGCCTCGCGCGAGACACCTACCTGGACGCGTGGAGCGCCGCGCTGTTCGCCGGCCAGTTGGCGGCAGGCACCGGCCTCCGCGAGGTCTCGCAGGCCGCAATGGCAGCCCCTCGCCCCGCTCCCTCACCCCGCTCCGCCGCATCGGGCCAGTCGGGCGTCGCGGTGCGGAATTCCGACGTACTCCTGGATGGGTTTGCGTTGCTGTTCGCGGAGGGGCGCGAGCGGAGCGTGCCGTTGCTCAAGAAGGCTGCTGTTGCGTTCGGCGACGGCGAGGTCTCGCCGGAAGAGATCCTTCGCTGGGGATGGCTGGCGACAGCGGCGGCCGCGACTGCGTGGGACTTCGAGGCCTGTCTGGCCGCCTCGATCCGGCAGGTCGACACCGCGCGAGGCGCCGGTGCGCTCGCCGTACTCGCGGTCGGCGTCAACGTACTCGGTCAGGTGTACGCGATGGCGGGCGACTTCGCCGAAGCGACGTCCCTCCGGGCCGAGGCCGACGCGGTCCGCGAGGCCACCGGCACCCACATCGGCCCGTACGGCGCACTCGTGCTGGCCGCGCTCCAAGGGCGCCCCGACGACGCGTTCCCACTGATCGACGACACCATCGTGCGGATGACGGCCGAAGGGCAGGGTACGGCGGCGCAGTACGCGCGCTGGGCCAAGTCCGTCGTACTGAACGGACTCGGCCACCACGACGAAGCGTTGCCCTGGGCAACTCTCGCCGCCGAGGACACACCGGAACTGTTCGTCTCCTCCTGGGCCCTGAGCGAACAGATCGAAGCCGCCGCCCGCAGCGGACATCCCCGTGAGGCCGCGGCCGCACTCGCCCGCCTCCGGGAGAAGACCCGCGGCACCGACGAGACGTGGGGACTAGGGATCGAGGCACGCGCCCGCGGGCTCGTGCACAAGGGCGCCGCCGCCGAGAAGGCGTACCTCGAAGCGATCGAGCACCTGGACGGCACCAGACTGCGCCCCGACCTGGCTCGTGCACACCTCCTGTACGGCGAATGGCTGCGTCGGCACACGCGCCGAGGCGACGCCCGGTCCGAGCTCCGCACTGCCTATGAGATGTTCTCCGAGATCGGCATGGTCGCGTTCGCCGAGCGAGCACGCCGGGAGTTGCAGGCGACCGGCGAGACCGTACGCCGACGCGCCTCCGCCTCGACCGCCGGCGATGAGCTCACCCCGCAGGAACGTCAGATCGCCCTCCTCGTCCGCGACGGCCTGTCGAATCCCGAAGTCGGCACCCGGCTGTTCCTCAGCCCGCGGACGGTGGAATGGCACCTGCGCAAGATCTTCGACAAGCTCTCGATCAGCTCGCGCCGGCAGCTACGGGAGGCCCTGCCCGAGGCCGACTCAGGACACTAG
- a CDS encoding urease accessory protein UreD: MSTRIDVTADPVRDRCLLTAGHLSPRRLHSPPGVVRVALVAAGALLLAGDEVRIEIVAEGPVRVEIVETAGTVAYAMRGGSARWDVDIRLTDGASLHWYAEPFVVSAGADVTRTTTARLAAGCTARLRESLVLGRYAEVGGILRTATRAWIDDDLLLAEDLDLSPESRTGWAILGSARCLDTVTTLGFRLPDTPQTLQLEGPGSIARQLIHEQHESNLNQAPV; this comes from the coding sequence ATGTCCACGCGCATTGATGTCACCGCCGACCCGGTCCGCGACCGCTGCCTGCTGACGGCCGGCCACCTCTCACCCCGGCGCCTGCACAGTCCGCCGGGCGTGGTGCGTGTCGCCCTGGTCGCCGCGGGCGCGCTCCTGCTCGCCGGCGACGAGGTACGGATCGAGATCGTCGCCGAAGGTCCCGTGCGGGTCGAGATCGTGGAAACCGCCGGCACCGTCGCGTACGCGATGCGCGGCGGATCCGCCCGCTGGGACGTCGACATCCGCCTGACGGACGGCGCCAGCCTCCACTGGTACGCCGAACCGTTCGTCGTCTCCGCCGGCGCCGACGTCACCCGTACGACGACCGCCCGCCTGGCCGCGGGCTGCACGGCCCGACTGCGTGAGTCACTCGTCCTCGGACGGTACGCCGAGGTCGGCGGCATTCTCCGTACGGCGACCCGTGCGTGGATCGACGACGACCTCCTCCTCGCCGAAGACCTCGATCTCTCCCCCGAGAGTCGCACCGGCTGGGCGATCCTCGGATCGGCTCGCTGCCTCGACACGGTCACCACCCTCGGCTTCCGTCTCCCGGACACGCCGCAGACGCTCCAGCTCGAAGGCCCCGGGTCCATCGCCCGTCAACTGATCCACGAGCAGCACGAGAGCAACCTGAACCAAGCCCCGGTGTGA